GCTCAAACTTGCAAGCCGCAAGGGAGGTGGAGAGAAGTGACGGGTCGATTCGGCTCTTTCCTTTTGGTGTGGACGATGGCGCAGCTCGTATCCATAGCGCGGGGGCAGGAGAGTTCCCAAAGTCTGTTGTCCCTCTTGCCACAGGTGCCTGGGTGGAAGCAATCCGAGGAGCCCGCGTTCTACGATCGGAGCAATCTGTTCGACTATATCGACGGAGGTTGCGAACTTTACTACGCCCACGGCTTTCAGCAACTGGCCAGTGCGCTCTACGAATCGACTGCGGACCCAGGTCGAACGCTGACCGTCGATATCTACGACATGGGGTCGCCCCTTGGAGCTTTCGGGATCTACGGGGCGATGGTTTATCCGGAATTCCCCTCCGTACCCATTGGCTGCGGAGGGGTGGTCAGCGACCTGCAATTGCGCTTCTGGCAAGGCCGATACGAGGTGGAGCTCAACGGGGACGTGGACCGGGAGACGCTTCTGGCCTTTGCCGCTGCCATCTCCGCCAAAATGCCTCCCTGTGAGCTACCGGAGCAAGTCGCTTGGATCCCACGGGAACTCAGTGCTCCGAATGGTCTGCGGTACGCTCCCCATGGTGTTTTGCAATTCGCATTCCTGCCGCCTGGAATGGAGGCGGTCTGCCCCGTAGACACGCTGGTGGTGCGTGCCTTTGTGGCACGGGCGGCCACGGCTGACTCCGCCATGGCAGCGCTGAGTCAATTCAGACGGCACGTCCTTGCCGAGACTCCCCCGGCGCGGCTTCAGGACTCGGCCACGGGCTTTACAGCGAAGAGCCCGCGCCTGGGACACCTGATGGTGGAGACCTGCGGCGAGTGGGTCCTGGGCAGCGTTTGCCGGGAAAGCGCCGAGGCTGCTGCCAAGGTGCTCGGTCAACTGCGGGAACACGTGTGCAACAGGCTTCGGCTCCAATCTGCCAATGAGAAAAAATGACGGACTGGTGCCTGCGGGCACCGGCTCGGAACCGCCTGGTTTACCCTTGCCCCACTTCGCCGAAAATGCGGCAGGACCTCGCGATTGGAGCGCTGCTGGGAGGCCGTGAGAAACAGAGTCCATTCGAGTCGGAGAGCAGTCGGGTAGGAGAAGGAGATGAGAAGAGGCGCGCGAATTCTTTGGTTGCCCATGCTGTGGATCGTAGCAGGATCGACCACAGCGGGAGTCCTCACGCGTCCAGAGATTGAGCGCAAGATCGACGATCTTCTGGCACGGATGACGGTCGAGGAGAAGGTGGGGCAGCTTGTTCAGTTCAGCTACCCGGATGTTCAGAACCACGAGGAGCTGATCCGCCAGGGGAGGGTTGGCTCGTTCCTGAACGTCCGCGATGTGGAAACGGCCAACCGGCTCCAACGGGTCGCGGTGCACGAATCGCGCCTGGGAATTCCCCTCATCTTTGGAAATGACGTGATCCACGGTTGCCGGACCATCTTTCCTATCCCCCTGGCGGAGGCTGCAACCTGGAATCCGGAGCTTGTCCGCAGGTGTGCGCGCATCGCTGCCCGCGAAGCTGCCAGTATCGGCACCCACTGGACTTTCGCGCCGATGGTGGATATCGCCCGTGACCCCCGGTGGGGGAGAATTGCTGAGGGGGCTGGCGAGGATCCCTATCTCGGATCCGTAATGGCGCGGGCGAAGGTAGAGGGCTTCCAGGGCGACGACCTCTCCCACCCGGAAACCATCGCGGCTTGCCCGAAACACTACGTTGCCTACGGCGCGGCCGTCGGCGGCCGTGACTACAACACCGTGGATCTCTCGGAGTGGGAGCTCCGGGAGGTGTACCTTCCACCTTTCCGGGCTGCCATCGAGGCGGGGGCCGCCACCATCATGAGCGCTTTCAACGATCTGTGCGGCGTTCCAGCCTCCGCCAACTCCTTCACGCTCACGCGCATTCTCCGGGAGGAATGGGGATTTGACGGCTTCGTAGTGAGCGATTGGGATGCCATCGCCGAGCTGGTGAGCCACGGCCTGGCCGCTTCAGTAGAGGAGGCTGCTCAGCTCGCCCTTCAAGCCGGCGTGGATATGGACATGATGGGCTACGCCTATCACCGCTATCTGGCCGATCTTGTCCAGAGCGGCCGGGTGCCGATGGAGTGGCTCGATCGATCCGTCCGGCGGGTGCTGCGAGTCAAGTACCTCCTTGGGCTCTTCGAGAGGCCGTTCGTCGACCCGAGACGTCAACGGAGCGTAATTCTGGCGCCAGAGCATTTGGAGGTCGCCCTTCAGGCTGCACGCGAGGCCATTGTGCTGCTGAAGAACGAAGGCCATGTGCTCCCGCTTCCGAAGAGCTCCGGCACAGTCGCTGTACTGGGTCCCTTGGCCAACAACCGTGCCGATCTCCTCGGCTCGTGGTCGATGGAGGGAAGGCCCGAGGACGTGGTTACGGTCCTGGACGCGATTCGCGAGAAGATAGGGACGAACCGCGTGCTCTTTGCACCCGGCTGCGGCATCTCCGACACCTCGCGCGCAGGGATCGCCGAGGCGGTGGCTCTAGCCCGGAAGGCGACCGTGGCCATAGTGGTCGTGGGGGAGAGTGCGAACATGAGCGGCGAGGGGGCAAGCAGGGCCCATCTGGACCTGCCCGGAGTTCAGCTCGAATTGGTGAAAAGCGTCTGGCAAGCCGGCGTCCCGACTGTGGTCGTGCTGGTAAATGGGAGGCCTCTGGCCATCCCCTGGATCGCTGAGCACATCCCCGCTATTGTGGAGAGTTGGCAATTGGGGGTGCAACACGGGAGAGCTGTGGCCGACGTTCTATTCGGTGATTTCAATCCATGTGGCAAGCTCCCCGCGACTTTCCCTCGCTCCGTCGGCCAGGTACCCATCTATTACAACCACAAGAACACCGGGCGGCCTCCACAGGCCTCCGAAAGATACTGCTCTAAGTACATCGATGAGGATTGGAACCCCCTGTATCCCTTTGGTTTCGGCCTAAGCTACACCACGTTTCGCTTCGAGAACCTTCGGCTCAGCGAGAGCCGCATCAGGCCCTATGGAAAGGTGACGGTGACCGTAGACGTCGTCAACGTGGGGTCTGTGGCGGGTCATGAAGTTGCGCAGCTCTACATTCGTGACGTCGCGGCCAGCCGCACGCGGCCTGTAAAGGAGCTGCGAGGTTTCCGCAAGGTCTTCCTCCGTCCCGGCGAGAGGGCAACCGTCTGCTTTGAGCTCGGGCCGCACGAGCTGGGGTTCTACAATCGGCACATGGAATGGGTGGTCGAGCCCGGTGAGTTCCGCGTTTGGGTAGGCCCGAACTCCGTTGAAGGTCTCGAAGCGCGGTTCGAGGTAGTCACACCGTAGTCGCGGTAAGTTCCCTCCCCCGAGGCGGTGAGGCTTCCTGTTACTATGGAAGGCGAGCCTTCCCGTCGGCGGAAGGGAAAGGCCAGCCTCTCTCCACGAGGGAAGGCTCGCCGAGAAAGCATGGTCGCCGGTGCGGGCCTTACTTGGCTGCGACAAGCCGAATGGTTGACTGGGTGGCCGTCTCAATGGGCATGGTCATTTCGGTCTGGCCCGCTACGGCCACGGTACCCTCCGTCTCGGCGGTCGCCTCGAGGTACACAAGCTGGCCCAGAGCGGGGTCGAAGTACCATTCGGACGTGAGCGTTCCCTCCGCCTCGAAGGCGATCGTAGCGCCGGTGCTTGGCTCCTGCCCCGAGCCGTCCATCTCCAGTTTGCCTTGCTTTTGACCGAAGTAGCAGTCGCGCCCCTCGAAGGGACGCCGATCCACGAGCTTGTTCGTGCTTTGGCTGATTACCTTGACGTCCATTCCGCTGCGCTTTACGGTGGTGGTGTCCGTCTCACTCCAGGTATCCCCGGGAAC
The nucleotide sequence above comes from candidate division KSB1 bacterium. Encoded proteins:
- the bglX gene encoding beta-glucosidase BglX, encoding MRRGARILWLPMLWIVAGSTTAGVLTRPEIERKIDDLLARMTVEEKVGQLVQFSYPDVQNHEELIRQGRVGSFLNVRDVETANRLQRVAVHESRLGIPLIFGNDVIHGCRTIFPIPLAEAATWNPELVRRCARIAAREAASIGTHWTFAPMVDIARDPRWGRIAEGAGEDPYLGSVMARAKVEGFQGDDLSHPETIAACPKHYVAYGAAVGGRDYNTVDLSEWELREVYLPPFRAAIEAGAATIMSAFNDLCGVPASANSFTLTRILREEWGFDGFVVSDWDAIAELVSHGLAASVEEAAQLALQAGVDMDMMGYAYHRYLADLVQSGRVPMEWLDRSVRRVLRVKYLLGLFERPFVDPRRQRSVILAPEHLEVALQAAREAIVLLKNEGHVLPLPKSSGTVAVLGPLANNRADLLGSWSMEGRPEDVVTVLDAIREKIGTNRVLFAPGCGISDTSRAGIAEAVALARKATVAIVVVGESANMSGEGASRAHLDLPGVQLELVKSVWQAGVPTVVVLVNGRPLAIPWIAEHIPAIVESWQLGVQHGRAVADVLFGDFNPCGKLPATFPRSVGQVPIYYNHKNTGRPPQASERYCSKYIDEDWNPLYPFGFGLSYTTFRFENLRLSESRIRPYGKVTVTVDVVNVGSVAGHEVAQLYIRDVAASRTRPVKELRGFRKVFLRPGERATVCFELGPHELGFYNRHMEWVVEPGEFRVWVGPNSVEGLEARFEVVTP